In the Schistocerca gregaria isolate iqSchGreg1 chromosome 6, iqSchGreg1.2, whole genome shotgun sequence genome, one interval contains:
- the LOC126278406 gene encoding uncharacterized protein LOC126278406, whose translation MPTVSNALIILFNSMRHGENAELRRQRSKLNIVAGKSLCTEDLVDDPDSSSSEDNDPDIHLLNTAEYNVDRMAGDTAEGLGNSRMTQQSVKTNDFVIVRC comes from the exons ATGCCTACAGTGTCCAATGCATTGATCATTCTTTTCAATTCGATGAGACATGGAGAGAATGCCGAACTTCGCAGACAACGTTCCAAATTAAATATCGTAGCAGGAAAGAGTTTGTGTACGGAAGACCTTGTAGATGACCCAGATTCCTCTTCCAGTGAGGACAATGATCCAGATATTCATTTATTAAATACAG cTGAATATAATGTAGACAGAATGGCTGGAGACACTGCTGAAGGTCTGGGGAATTCAAGGATGACTCAACAAAGTGTAAAAACTAATGACTTTGTGATTGTTCGGTGCTGA